One window of the Salvelinus sp. IW2-2015 unplaced genomic scaffold, ASM291031v2 Un_scaffold16647, whole genome shotgun sequence genome contains the following:
- the LOC111958605 gene encoding LOW QUALITY PROTEIN: trypsin-like (The sequence of the model RefSeq protein was modified relative to this genomic sequence to represent the inferred CDS: inserted 3 bases in 3 codons), translating to MRLLALILLVGAAVAVPXEDGKIIGGQECEPHSRPWMASLNYGYHFCGAVLINEQWVLSVAHCWYNPYAMQIMLGEHNLRVFEGTEQLMKTQNIIWHPSYDYQTLDYDMMLIKLFHPVEITDYVKPIPLPTSCPYAGLXCSVSGWGNIATEEVNMPXRLQCLDVPILEDEKCEMAYPGMLTRRMVCAGYMDGGRDACNGDSGSGLVCLGEVHGLVSWGQGCAVPDPGVYVKVCEFSWIDETMKANM from the exons atgaGACTGCTCGCTCTGATACTGCTGGTTGGAGCTGCTG tggcaGTGC GTGAGGATGGTAAGATCATCGGTGGCCAGGAGTGTGAACCTCACTCCCGACCCTGGATGGCCTCCCTCAACTACGGGTACCACTTCTGCGGAGCCGTGCTCATAAACGAGCAGTGGGTGCTCTCTGTCGCTCACTGCTGGTACAA CCCCTACGCTATGCAGATCATGCTTGGAGAGCACAACCTGCGTGTGTTTGAGGGAACTGAGCAGCTCATGAAGACTCAAAACATAATCTGGCATCCCAG ctATGACTACCAGACGCTGGACTATGACATGATGCTGATCAAGCTGTTCCACCCTGTGGAGATCACTGATTATGTGAAGCCCATCCCGTTGCCCACCAGCTGCCCATATGCAGGCC CCTGCTCCGTCTCTGGCTGGGGCAACATCGCCACCGAAGAGG TTAACATGC GCCGTCTGCAGTGTCTGGATGTGCCCATACTGGAGGATGAGAAGTGTGAGATGGCCTACCCTGGCATGCTCACCCGCAGGATGGTGTGTGCCGGATACATGGACGGAGGCAGAGACGCATGCAACG gggactCTGGCAGTGGTCTAGTGTGTTTGGGTGAGGTTCATGGCCTGGTGTCCTGGGGTCAGGGCTGTGCCGTGCCGGATCCCGGAGTCTACGTCAAAGTGTGTGAGTTCTCCTGGATCGATGAGACCATGAAGGCCAACATGTAA